Within Citromicrobium bathyomarinum, the genomic segment GACAGATGCCGAAGAACGGCACCTTGCGTTCGCGCGCAAAGCGCACGCTGGCGATCTTGCCCTCGCTGCCCCGTTCGCCGAAACCGCCGGGCACCAGGATACCGTGCAGCGGCTCCAGCTGGGCGGCGATGTCGGACGGGTCACGCTCGAACACTTCGGCGTCGATCCATTTGAGCTTCACGCGGACCTTGTTCGCCATCCCGCCGTGGACGAGCGCTTCGTTGAGGCTCTTGTACGCATCCTTCAGTCCGACATACTTGCCGACCACGCCGATGGTGACTTCGCCTTCGGGGTGGAAATAGCGATCCGTGACCTCGCGCCACGGGTCCAGATCGGGCTCGGGCGCGTCGGTGATGCCGAAACCGCGCAGAACCTCGGCGTCGAGGCCTTCCTCATGGTATTGCAGCGGCACGGCGTAGATCGATTTCGCATCGAGCGCGGGGATGACTGCCTGCTGGCGCACGTTGCAGAAATTGGCGATCTTGCGCCGTTCGCTGTCCGGGATCGGATGCTCCGCGCGGCACAGCAGCACGTCGGGCTTTATCCCGAGGCTGGCCAGTTCGCGGACCGAGTGCTGCGTCGGCTTGGTCTTCAGCTCTCCGGCCGCGGCAATGTAGGGCACCAGTGTGACATGGACGCTGAGCGTCTGCATCGGCTCCAGCTCGTTCCGCAGCTGGCGAATCGCTTCCATGAAAGGCAGCGATTCGATGTCGCCGACGGTGCCGCCGATTTCGCACAGGATGAAATCGTGGTCGCCCTGATCGGCCAGCGCGAACTGCTTGATCGCATCGGTGACGTGCGGAACGACCTGCACCGTCGCGCCCAGATAGTCGCCGCGGCGCTCCCTGGCGATGATGTCCTGATAGACGCGGCCAGAGGTTATATTGTCGCCCTGGTGCGCCGAAACGCCGGTGAAGCGTTCGTAGTGACCAAGATCGAGGTCGGTCTCCGCGCCGTCGTCGGTCACGTAGACCTCGCCGTGCTGGTAGGGGCTCATGGTCCCCGGATCGACATTCAAATAGGGGTCGAACTTGCGGATGCGGACCTTGTAGCCACGCGCCTGCAGCAACGCGCCGAGCGATGCCGCCATGAGACCTTTGCCGAGCGAGGAAACCACGCCGCCGGTGATGAAAATATACCGCGCCATGGGAGGTGGGCCTTACGGGTTAACGGCGTGCGAAGGCAAGCCGTTGCAACGCGCCGGCCCGTCTCCATCACCGCCTTTTGAGAAAATTTATTCGGTTGCGCCTGCG encodes:
- a CDS encoding CTP synthase, encoding MARYIFITGGVVSSLGKGLMAASLGALLQARGYKVRIRKFDPYLNVDPGTMSPYQHGEVYVTDDGAETDLDLGHYERFTGVSAHQGDNITSGRVYQDIIARERRGDYLGATVQVVPHVTDAIKQFALADQGDHDFILCEIGGTVGDIESLPFMEAIRQLRNELEPMQTLSVHVTLVPYIAAAGELKTKPTQHSVRELASLGIKPDVLLCRAEHPIPDSERRKIANFCNVRQQAVIPALDAKSIYAVPLQYHEEGLDAEVLRGFGITDAPEPDLDPWREVTDRYFHPEGEVTIGVVGKYVGLKDAYKSLNEALVHGGMANKVRVKLKWIDAEVFERDPSDIAAQLEPLHGILVPGGFGERGSEGKIASVRFARERKVPFFGICLGMQMACIESARAAGVEGASSTEFGDTDQPVVGLITEWMTKEGLETRAADGDLGGTMRLGAYDAELQPGSRISEIYGGATVVSERHRHRYEVNNAYREQLEKDGLIFSGMSPDGLLPEIVERPDHPWFVGVQSHPELKSRPFAPHPLFAGFVAAALRQSRLV